A DNA window from Leptospira langatensis contains the following coding sequences:
- a CDS encoding mechanosensitive ion channel family protein, with amino-acid sequence MEDIIQLLNPFYLLSLKERTISQELILVVYFIISLVIVYKTFVLTFDRIRPPADNSVRYNRRRVTRILFVLVGAVSLLPIIFSGLSYLPTVMGLAGAGIVISLKDITLNYVGWLMIHGSNGFEVGDRIEIDGIRGDVVNIGINRFTLMEISQDPKSEQSTNRLVHIPNHSVILHKVYVVKEKFGFIWDEFRLKVPHGSDWEKAEKLLNGILQNGSIIDQHKIDQTVRELSKNYLVRLGKITPIVYINVEEGGILFSLRYLTHIKEKRNQRARISREVLKEFSEAGIRIL; translated from the coding sequence ATGGAAGATATTATTCAATTACTGAATCCTTTCTACCTTCTATCTTTGAAGGAAAGAACCATCTCCCAAGAGCTCATCCTTGTTGTTTATTTCATTATCAGTTTAGTCATCGTTTATAAGACATTCGTCTTGACCTTCGATCGCATCCGGCCTCCTGCAGACAATTCGGTTCGTTATAATCGAAGAAGGGTTACTCGGATCTTATTCGTATTGGTTGGAGCAGTTTCCCTTCTTCCGATCATTTTCTCCGGATTATCTTACTTACCGACTGTCATGGGGTTAGCCGGTGCGGGTATCGTGATCTCTTTGAAAGACATCACCTTGAACTATGTAGGCTGGCTCATGATCCATGGAAGTAACGGCTTCGAAGTAGGAGATCGGATCGAGATCGATGGGATCAGAGGTGATGTAGTGAATATCGGTATCAACCGTTTCACTCTCATGGAGATCAGCCAAGATCCTAAATCGGAACAGTCTACAAACCGACTTGTGCATATTCCGAACCACTCTGTGATCCTTCATAAGGTTTATGTGGTAAAGGAAAAGTTCGGTTTTATCTGGGACGAGTTCCGACTGAAAGTCCCTCACGGAAGCGACTGGGAGAAGGCGGAAAAACTACTGAATGGTATCTTGCAGAACGGATCCATCATAGACCAGCACAAGATCGATCAAACTGTGAGAGAACTTTCTAAGAATTATTTGGTCCGCTTGGGCAAGATTACGCCGATCGTTTATATAAATGTAGAAGAAGGAGGGATCCTTTTCTCTCTACGCTATCTAACTCATATCAAAGAGAAGAGAAACCAGAGAGCCCGGATCTCAAGAGAAGTATTAAAGGAATTCTCCGAAGCAGGAATTCGTATCCTCTAA